The following coding sequences are from one Oryzisolibacter sp. LB2S window:
- the earP gene encoding elongation factor P maturation arginine rhamnosyltransferase EarP, producing the protein MNRRLRCDLFCQVIDNFGDIGVCWRLAAELGARGHAVRLWTDDASALTWMAPQGAAGVQVRPWPTEAPPDGPGDVVVEAFGCEIPANFIAAIARQASAEGQKPLWINLEYLSAEGYVERCHALPSPIMSGPGAGLTRWFFYPGFTPRTGGLLRERDLAARQAAFDRPAWRARHGLAADTLAVSLFCYEPPSLAQLLAQLAPRGDARLLVTPGRATAAVLHEIGLNPLWNKREQLSISYLEPCAQPAFDEMLWASDLNLVRGEDSLVRALWAGQPFVWHIYPQHDDAHHAKLLAFLDWLQAPASLRRFHLLWNGMEAAPTLPPLDADTLAEWRDCALAARARLLEQADLLTLLLGFVAEKS; encoded by the coding sequence ATGAACCGCAGGCTGCGCTGCGACCTCTTCTGCCAGGTCATAGACAACTTTGGCGACATCGGCGTGTGCTGGCGCCTGGCGGCCGAGCTCGGCGCCCGCGGCCACGCCGTGCGCCTGTGGACGGACGACGCGAGCGCCCTGACCTGGATGGCGCCGCAGGGCGCCGCGGGCGTGCAGGTGCGGCCCTGGCCGACCGAGGCGCCGCCGGATGGGCCGGGCGACGTGGTGGTCGAGGCCTTCGGCTGCGAGATTCCTGCAAATTTCATAGCTGCCATCGCACGCCAGGCAAGCGCTGAAGGCCAAAAACCCTTGTGGATCAACCTCGAATACCTGTCGGCCGAGGGCTATGTGGAGCGCTGCCACGCCCTGCCCTCACCGATCATGAGCGGGCCCGGCGCGGGCCTGACGCGCTGGTTCTTCTACCCGGGCTTCACGCCGCGCACCGGCGGCCTGCTGCGCGAGCGGGACCTGGCGGCGCGCCAGGCGGCCTTCGACCGCCCGGCCTGGCGCGCGCGCCACGGCTTGGCGGCGGACACGCTGGCCGTCTCGCTGTTCTGCTACGAGCCGCCGTCGCTCGCGCAGCTGCTCGCGCAGCTCGCGCCCCGCGGCGATGCGCGGCTCTTGGTCACGCCGGGGCGTGCCACGGCGGCGGTTTTGCATGAAATCGGCCTCAATCCCTTATGGAACAAGCGCGAGCAGCTCTCAATTTCATATCTTGAACCCTGCGCCCAGCCCGCGTTCGACGAGATGCTCTGGGCCTCTGACCTGAACCTGGTGCGCGGCGAGGACTCGCTGGTGCGCGCGCTCTGGGCCGGCCAGCCCTTTGTCTGGCACATCTACCCTCAGCATGACGACGCGCACCACGCCAAGCTGCTCGCGTTTCTCGACTGGCTGCAGGCGCCCGCCTCGCTGCGACGTTTTCACCTGCTGTGGAACGGGATGGAAGCCGCGCCGACGCTGCCCCCGCTCGACGCCGACACGCTCGCCGAATGGCGTGACTGCGCCCTCGCTGCGCGCGCGCGGCTGCTGGAACAAGCCGATTTATTGACCTTACTGTTGGGGTTTGTGGCCGAGAAAAGCTAG
- a CDS encoding altronate dehydratase family protein codes for MITPHTSPVLLHLHPNDNVYVAKTALALGQEIPELGVRTRAQVPPGHKIAARRIAEGEQVRKYDTVIGVATRDLEPGDYVHSHNLKIVDFYRDPAFGADVRPVDYVPEGERATFQGFVRADGRVGTRNFIGILSSVNCSATVIRHIAAHFTPERLAAYPHVDGVVAFAQTSGCGMSSPSEHFDVLRRTLAGYARHPNLAGVLIVGLGCERNQVSALVESQGLKDDPANGRLLRTMVMQEVGGTRLTIEAGIRAVEEMLPIANLATRQTVSASHLKIGLECGGSDGFSGITANPALGAAMDILVRHGGTAILSETPEIHGVEFMLTRRAISPEVGQKLLDRLAWWERYASGQNAQFNGVVGHGNQAGGLANIFEKSLGSAMKGGTTPLRAVYEYAEPITESGFVFMDSPGYDPVATTGQIASGANLICFTTGRGSMFGSKPAPTIKLATNTPMYQRLTEDMDINCGLIVDGECTVPEMGGRIFEQILRHASGEPTKSEALGLGDNEFVPWHLGIVS; via the coding sequence ATGATCACACCCCACACCAGCCCCGTCCTGCTGCACCTGCACCCCAACGACAACGTCTACGTCGCCAAGACTGCTCTGGCGCTGGGTCAGGAAATTCCCGAACTGGGCGTGCGCACGCGCGCCCAGGTGCCGCCTGGGCACAAGATCGCCGCGCGCCGCATCGCCGAGGGCGAGCAGGTGCGCAAGTACGACACCGTGATCGGCGTGGCCACGCGCGATCTGGAGCCGGGCGACTACGTGCACAGCCACAACCTGAAGATCGTGGACTTCTACCGCGACCCGGCCTTCGGCGCCGATGTGCGGCCCGTGGACTACGTACCCGAGGGCGAACGCGCGACTTTCCAGGGCTTTGTGCGCGCCGACGGCCGGGTGGGCACGCGCAACTTCATCGGCATTCTGTCGTCGGTGAACTGCTCGGCCACGGTAATCCGGCATATCGCAGCGCATTTCACGCCCGAGCGGCTCGCGGCCTATCCCCATGTGGACGGCGTCGTGGCCTTTGCCCAGACCAGCGGCTGCGGCATGTCCTCGCCCAGCGAGCATTTCGACGTGCTGCGCCGCACGCTGGCCGGCTATGCGCGCCACCCCAACCTGGCCGGCGTGCTCATCGTAGGCCTGGGCTGCGAGCGCAACCAGGTCAGTGCGCTCGTGGAGTCGCAGGGCCTGAAGGACGACCCGGCCAACGGCCGATTGCTGCGCACCATGGTGATGCAAGAAGTGGGCGGCACCCGCTTGACCATCGAGGCCGGCATCCGCGCCGTCGAGGAAATGCTGCCGATCGCCAATCTGGCCACGCGCCAGACGGTGAGCGCCAGCCACCTCAAGATCGGACTGGAGTGCGGCGGCTCGGACGGCTTCTCGGGCATCACGGCCAACCCTGCGCTGGGCGCTGCCATGGACATCCTGGTGCGCCACGGCGGCACGGCCATCCTGAGCGAGACGCCCGAGATCCACGGCGTGGAATTCATGCTCACGCGCCGCGCCATCAGCCCCGAGGTAGGCCAAAAGCTGCTCGACCGGCTGGCCTGGTGGGAACGATATGCCAGCGGCCAGAACGCGCAGTTCAACGGCGTGGTGGGCCATGGCAACCAGGCCGGCGGCCTGGCCAACATCTTCGAAAAGTCGCTGGGCAGCGCCATGAAGGGCGGCACCACGCCGCTGCGCGCAGTCTACGAATACGCCGAGCCCATCACCGAAAGCGGCTTCGTGTTCATGGACTCGCCCGGCTACGACCCCGTGGCCACCACGGGCCAAATCGCCAGCGGCGCCAACCTGATCTGCTTTACCACCGGGCGCGGCTCGATGTTCGGCAGCAAGCCCGCGCCCACGATCAAGCTGGCCACGAACACGCCCATGTACCAGCGTCTGACGGAGGACATGGACATCAACTGCGGCCTGATCGTCGATGGCGAATGCACGGTGCCCGAGATGGGCGGACGCATCTTCGAGCAGATCCTGCGTCACGCCAGTGGTGAACCCACCAAGAGCGAGGCCCTGGGCCTGGGGGACAATGAGTTCGTGCCCTGGCATCTGGGCATCGTCAGCTGA
- a CDS encoding DUF938 domain-containing protein, with protein sequence MTASQSPHPPPDLPFSQSCEKNQAPILAVLRQAFADRRRVLEIGSGTGQHGVYFAPRLPHLVWQTSDLAENHAGIRAWQAAHPAPNLRAPLLLDLAHGDWPDGAYDAVFSANTTHIVAWPLVQNLFALAGGHLPAGGLLALYGPFNYGGTFTSESNRAFDAWLRQRDPKSGIRHFEDIAALAAQHGLTLAQDHAMPANNRLLVFRRGAGAAGVE encoded by the coding sequence ATGACCGCCTCTCAATCCCCCCATCCTCCGCCCGATCTACCCTTCTCCCAGTCCTGCGAGAAAAACCAGGCCCCCATCCTCGCCGTGCTGCGGCAGGCCTTTGCCGACCGCCGCCGGGTGCTGGAGATAGGCTCGGGCACGGGCCAGCATGGCGTGTACTTCGCGCCGCGCCTGCCGCACCTCGTCTGGCAGACCAGCGACCTGGCCGAGAACCACGCCGGCATACGCGCCTGGCAGGCCGCCCATCCCGCGCCCAATCTGCGCGCGCCGCTGCTGCTGGACCTGGCCCACGGCGACTGGCCCGATGGCGCATACGACGCCGTGTTCAGCGCCAATACCACGCACATCGTCGCCTGGCCGCTGGTACAGAACCTGTTTGCGCTCGCCGGCGGCCACCTGCCCGCGGGTGGCCTGCTGGCGCTCTACGGCCCGTTCAACTACGGCGGGACCTTCACCAGCGAGAGCAACCGCGCCTTCGACGCCTGGCTGCGCCAGCGCGACCCGAAAAGCGGCATACGCCACTTCGAGGACATCGCAGCGCTGGCCGCGCAGCACGGCCTGACGCTGGCGCAGGACCACGCCATGCCGGCCAACAACCGCCTGCTGGTGTTTCGCCGCGGCGCCGGCGCCGCTGGCGTAGAGTGA
- a CDS encoding hydroxymethylglutaryl-CoA lyase, with protein MNAVCSGVWQGAGRRIALCDVGLRDGLQMEAQFVPTEDKIALVNALSAAGLAKIEVTSFTSPTAIPALRDAEIVMREIARRPGVVYTALVPNARGAERAIESRTDALNLVMSVSETHNLANLRMTRAQSFAALAQVVAMAQAARVPVNVSLSCSFGCPMEGDVAEEVVSDWVQRFADLGVTGITLCDTTGMAYPTQVARLTAQALARWQQLAFTLHFHNTRGMGLANVLAAIDAGASRFDASLGGLGGCPYAPGATGNVCTEELVHALALMGYDTGVDLAALLDAVARLPALIGHEVPSQIAKAGQRLHLHPVPADFAAIRERAQARAAI; from the coding sequence GTGAATGCCGTGTGCAGCGGTGTGTGGCAGGGCGCCGGGCGGCGCATTGCACTGTGCGACGTGGGCCTGCGCGATGGCCTGCAGATGGAGGCGCAGTTCGTGCCCACCGAGGACAAGATCGCGCTCGTGAATGCGCTCTCGGCGGCGGGCCTGGCCAAGATAGAGGTCACCTCGTTCACCTCGCCCACGGCCATCCCCGCGCTGCGCGACGCGGAGATCGTGATGCGCGAGATAGCGCGCCGGCCGGGCGTCGTCTACACCGCACTCGTGCCCAATGCGCGCGGCGCCGAGCGCGCCATCGAGTCGCGCACCGACGCGCTCAACCTCGTCATGTCGGTGAGCGAGACGCACAACCTGGCCAACCTGCGCATGACACGCGCGCAGTCGTTCGCGGCGCTCGCGCAGGTCGTGGCCATGGCCCAGGCCGCGCGGGTGCCGGTCAACGTATCGCTGTCCTGCAGCTTCGGCTGCCCCATGGAGGGCGATGTGGCCGAGGAGGTGGTGAGCGACTGGGTGCAGCGCTTTGCCGACCTGGGCGTGACCGGCATCACGCTGTGCGACACCACGGGCATGGCCTACCCGACGCAGGTCGCAAGGCTCACGGCGCAGGCGCTCGCGCGCTGGCAGCAGCTGGCCTTCACGCTGCACTTTCACAACACGCGCGGCATGGGCCTGGCGAATGTGCTGGCCGCCATCGATGCCGGGGCGAGCCGGTTCGATGCCTCGCTCGGCGGGCTGGGCGGCTGCCCCTACGCGCCGGGCGCCACGGGCAATGTGTGCACCGAGGAGCTCGTGCATGCGCTCGCGCTCATGGGCTATGACACGGGCGTCGATCTCGCCGCGCTGCTGGACGCCGTGGCGCGCTTGCCGGCGCTCATAGGCCACGAGGTGCCGAGCCAGATCGCCAAGGCCGGCCAGCGGCTGCACCTGCACCCGGTGCCGGCGGACTTTGCCGCCATCCGCGAGCGTGCGCAGGCGCGCGCCGCCATCTGA
- the murI gene encoding glutamate racemase, with protein sequence MTEPPAARPIGVFDSGIGGLSVLQALRHELPHEDFVYLADSGNAPYGDAKGEAFVQQRTLAIARWLRAQHGIKALVVACNTATAAAVERLRATLPDLPAIGVEPALKPAAACSQTHHVGVLATRGTVGSARFQRLLAAHSAHTRFAVQPCDGLARAIEQSTEEPLPATESAAKIRALCAQYTGALGLFGLKTGEMDTLVLGCTHYVFAKDALRALVGPDVQILDTGAAVARQTRRILTQAGTLADEQADAEGSIRLYTTGRLDALQAAAGRWLDLPAACCSALPADGGRSGP encoded by the coding sequence ATGACCGAACCCCCCGCCGCCCGGCCCATAGGCGTCTTCGACAGCGGCATAGGCGGCCTGAGCGTGCTCCAGGCCCTGCGCCACGAGCTGCCACACGAAGACTTCGTCTACCTGGCCGACAGCGGCAACGCCCCCTATGGCGACGCCAAGGGTGAGGCCTTTGTGCAGCAGCGCACGCTGGCGATTGCGCGCTGGCTGCGCGCGCAGCATGGCATCAAGGCCCTGGTGGTGGCCTGCAACACGGCCACGGCCGCGGCCGTGGAGCGGCTGCGCGCCACGCTGCCCGACCTGCCCGCCATCGGCGTGGAGCCCGCGCTCAAGCCCGCGGCCGCCTGCAGCCAGACCCACCATGTGGGCGTGCTGGCCACGCGCGGCACCGTGGGCAGCGCGCGCTTTCAACGGTTGCTGGCGGCCCATTCGGCGCACACGCGGTTTGCCGTGCAGCCCTGCGACGGCCTGGCCCGGGCCATAGAGCAGAGCACCGAGGAGCCCCTGCCGGCCACCGAGTCTGCAGCAAAAATAAGAGCGCTTTGCGCCCAGTACACGGGCGCTCTAGGCCTGTTTGGTCTGAAAACCGGCGAGATGGACACGCTGGTGCTGGGCTGCACCCACTATGTGTTCGCCAAGGACGCGCTGCGCGCCCTGGTCGGCCCCGACGTGCAGATTCTGGACACCGGCGCCGCCGTGGCGCGCCAGACGCGCCGCATCCTGACCCAGGCCGGCACGCTGGCGGACGAGCAGGCCGACGCAGAGGGCAGCATCCGCCTCTACACCACGGGCCGGCTCGATGCGCTGCAGGCCGCGGCCGGGCGCTGGCTGGACCTGCCCGCCGCATGCTGCTCGGCGCTGCCGGCCGATGGTGGCAGGTCGGGGCCGTAG
- a CDS encoding LysR family transcriptional regulator has protein sequence MKLDPLSLRLFVAVMENGAIARAAAREHIAASAASRRLAELEDQLRVELFARSNRGTEPTAAAYALLQLARGVLNDLDGIATQMRDYRAGVRGHVRVVANISAVTQFLPHELQRFMAAHPQVDVRLVEQISSAVAQSVAENAADLGILNHGSYGERVTLLPYREDELVLIVPTGHALARRPSARLADALDCDFVGMHPGSAINHLLARAAAELERPLRLRMQVTSYDALCLMVSAGLGVAVLPRGSAQNLRGSLAIRAVTLAEPWARRRLSLCVRAHEPLSGAARLLVEHLRAAPEEQAA, from the coding sequence ATGAAGCTGGACCCGCTTTCCCTGCGCCTGTTCGTCGCCGTCATGGAGAACGGCGCCATCGCGCGCGCCGCCGCGCGCGAGCACATCGCCGCATCCGCCGCCAGCCGCCGCCTGGCCGAGCTGGAAGACCAGCTGCGCGTGGAGCTGTTTGCACGCAGCAACCGCGGCACCGAACCCACGGCCGCGGCCTATGCGCTGCTGCAGCTGGCGCGCGGCGTGCTCAACGACCTGGACGGCATTGCCACGCAGATGCGCGACTACCGCGCCGGCGTACGCGGCCATGTGCGCGTGGTGGCCAACATCTCGGCCGTCACGCAGTTTCTGCCGCACGAGCTGCAGCGCTTCATGGCCGCGCACCCGCAGGTCGATGTGCGCCTGGTGGAGCAGATCAGCAGCGCCGTGGCGCAGTCGGTGGCCGAGAACGCGGCCGACCTGGGCATACTGAACCACGGCAGCTATGGCGAGCGCGTCACGCTGCTGCCCTACCGCGAGGACGAGCTCGTGCTCATCGTGCCCACGGGCCATGCGCTGGCGCGCCGCCCCAGCGCCCGCCTGGCCGACGCGCTGGACTGCGACTTCGTCGGCATGCACCCGGGCAGCGCCATCAACCACCTGCTTGCGCGCGCAGCGGCCGAGCTGGAGCGGCCCCTGCGGCTGCGCATGCAGGTCACGAGCTACGACGCGCTGTGCCTGATGGTATCGGCCGGCCTGGGCGTGGCCGTGCTGCCGCGCGGCAGCGCGCAGAACCTGCGCGGCTCGCTGGCGATTCGCGCCGTCACTCTGGCCGAGCCCTGGGCGCGCCGACGCCTGTCGCTGTGCGTGCGCGCGCACGAGCCGCTGTCGGGCGCGGCCCGGCTGCTCGTCGAGCATCTGCGCGCGGCCCCCGAGGAGCAGGCCGCATGA
- a CDS encoding tripartite tricarboxylate transporter substrate binding protein yields MHITRKQFTIAALAAAALSGAWAQGAYPARTVAFVVPAAAGGTTDIAARMAAQALAPVLGQSVVVDNKGGGNGAIAAGIVKRAEPDGYTLLMQYSGFHVISPHLAKAPQWEQKDFQPIANVLSAPQIIVVREGLPVKTLQELIAYAKANPGRLNYASSGNGSLQHVTGAMLEQQGGIKMVHVPYKGTGPALQDLLGGQVDLTFGTAPPFMPHIAAGKLRVLAVTGKERLASLPDVPTTAEAGYPGVNATSWFALFAPAAVPKPVIDRLAADMKKVVEDPAFRKKAQEQGASADYLGPQQLGERVKADFSNWAGVIKSSKIQAE; encoded by the coding sequence ATGCACATTACACGCAAGCAATTCACCATCGCCGCCCTGGCCGCGGCCGCGCTCTCCGGCGCCTGGGCCCAGGGCGCATACCCCGCCAGGACCGTGGCCTTCGTCGTGCCGGCCGCAGCCGGCGGCACCACCGACATTGCGGCGCGCATGGCGGCGCAGGCGCTCGCGCCCGTGCTGGGCCAGTCGGTGGTGGTGGACAACAAGGGCGGCGGCAACGGCGCCATCGCGGCGGGCATCGTCAAGCGCGCCGAGCCCGACGGCTACACGCTGCTCATGCAGTACTCGGGCTTTCACGTCATCTCGCCGCATCTGGCCAAGGCCCCGCAGTGGGAGCAGAAGGACTTCCAGCCGATCGCCAACGTGCTCTCGGCGCCGCAGATCATCGTCGTGCGCGAGGGCCTGCCGGTGAAGACATTGCAAGAGCTGATCGCCTATGCCAAGGCCAACCCCGGGCGGCTCAACTACGCCTCGTCGGGCAATGGCTCGCTGCAGCATGTGACCGGCGCCATGCTGGAGCAGCAGGGTGGCATCAAGATGGTCCACGTGCCCTACAAGGGCACGGGCCCGGCGCTGCAGGACCTGCTCGGCGGCCAGGTGGACCTGACCTTCGGCACCGCGCCGCCGTTCATGCCGCACATCGCCGCGGGCAAGCTGCGCGTGCTGGCCGTCACGGGCAAGGAGCGCCTGGCCAGCCTGCCCGATGTGCCCACCACGGCCGAGGCCGGGTACCCCGGCGTGAACGCCACCTCGTGGTTTGCGCTGTTCGCGCCGGCCGCCGTGCCCAAGCCCGTCATCGACAGGCTGGCCGCCGACATGAAGAAGGTCGTGGAAGACCCGGCCTTCCGCAAGAAGGCGCAGGAGCAGGGCGCCAGCGCCGACTACCTGGGTCCGCAGCAGCTCGGCGAGCGCGTGAAGGCCGACTTTTCCAACTGGGCCGGCGTGATCAAGAGCTCGAAGATCCAGGCCGAATAA
- a CDS encoding NAD-dependent succinate-semialdehyde dehydrogenase — translation MPLTLTRTDLIRSANFINGAWTATPAARLAVTDPATGATITEVPDSGAAEARAALDAAHAAFPAWRRLPARQRAAIIKRWNDLVLAHQDDLGRLISLEQGKPLAEGKGEVAYAASYIEWFGEEATRVNGEIIPAPVPGRRMFALREPVGVVAAITPWNFPAAMIARKIAPALAAGCTVVCKPAEDTPLTSLALVLLAQEAGVPAGVLNIVTASRENTPEVVDVWLDDGRVRKVTFTGSTPVGKHLARRSADTLKKLSLELGGNAPFIVFDDADVDAAVEGFMAAKFRNGGQTCVCPNRVFVQRGVFDAFAHKLAARVAALKVGPASDPASQIGPMINDRAVEKIERHVQDAIAKGARLLTGGQRLAALGPTYYAPTVLTGASADMACACEETFGPVAPLTMFESEDEVIRAANDTPFGLAAYFYSQDVRRIWRVAELLETGIVGINEGAISAEAAPFGGVKESGYGREGSTHGLDDYLHTKYVCQGQLD, via the coding sequence ATGCCTCTGACCCTGACCCGCACCGACCTGATCCGCAGCGCCAACTTCATCAACGGCGCCTGGACCGCCACACCGGCTGCACGCCTGGCCGTCACCGACCCGGCCACCGGCGCCACCATCACCGAGGTGCCCGACTCGGGCGCAGCCGAGGCCCGCGCCGCGCTCGATGCCGCGCACGCTGCCTTCCCCGCCTGGCGCAGGCTACCGGCCAGGCAGCGCGCGGCCATCATCAAGCGCTGGAATGACCTGGTGCTCGCACACCAGGACGACCTGGGCAGGCTGATCTCCCTGGAGCAGGGCAAGCCCCTGGCCGAGGGCAAGGGCGAGGTCGCCTACGCCGCCAGCTACATCGAGTGGTTTGGCGAGGAGGCCACGCGCGTGAACGGCGAGATCATCCCCGCGCCCGTGCCGGGCCGGCGCATGTTCGCGCTGCGCGAGCCCGTGGGCGTGGTGGCCGCCATCACGCCCTGGAACTTTCCCGCCGCCATGATCGCGCGCAAGATTGCGCCGGCCCTGGCCGCCGGCTGCACCGTGGTCTGCAAGCCCGCCGAGGACACGCCGCTCACCTCCTTGGCCCTGGTACTGCTGGCACAGGAAGCCGGCGTGCCGGCGGGAGTGCTCAACATCGTCACCGCCTCGCGCGAGAACACGCCCGAGGTGGTGGACGTGTGGCTCGACGACGGCCGCGTGCGCAAGGTCACCTTCACCGGCTCCACGCCCGTAGGCAAACACCTGGCGCGGCGCAGCGCCGACACGCTGAAAAAGCTCTCGCTCGAGCTCGGTGGCAACGCCCCCTTCATCGTCTTCGATGATGCCGACGTGGACGCCGCCGTCGAAGGCTTCATGGCCGCCAAGTTCCGAAACGGCGGCCAGACCTGCGTCTGCCCCAACCGCGTGTTCGTGCAGCGCGGCGTGTTCGACGCGTTCGCGCACAAGCTCGCCGCGCGTGTGGCCGCGCTCAAGGTGGGCCCGGCCAGCGACCCGGCCTCGCAGATCGGACCCATGATCAACGACCGCGCGGTCGAGAAGATCGAGCGCCATGTGCAGGACGCCATCGCCAAGGGCGCCCGCCTGCTCACCGGCGGCCAGCGCCTGGCCGCGCTCGGCCCCACCTACTACGCGCCCACCGTGCTCACCGGCGCCAGCGCCGACATGGCCTGCGCCTGCGAGGAAACCTTCGGCCCCGTGGCACCGCTGACCATGTTCGAGAGCGAAGACGAGGTGATCCGGGCCGCCAACGACACGCCCTTCGGCCTGGCGGCCTACTTCTACAGCCAAGACGTGCGCCGCATCTGGCGCGTGGCCGAGCTGCTCGAGACCGGCATCGTCGGCATCAACGAGGGCGCCATCTCGGCCGAGGCCGCACCCTTTGGCGGTGTGAAGGAGTCGGGCTACGGGCGCGAGGGATCGACGCACGGACTGGACGACTACCTGCACACCAAATATGTCTGCCAAGGCCAGCTGGACTGA
- a CDS encoding CoA transferase, with protein sequence MQDTATLTPAALAGVRVIEMGQLIAGPFCGKTLGEFGADVVKIEATGTGDPLRNWRLIKEGTSVWWQVQSRNKRSVALDLRQAEAQEIARRLIAEADVLIENFRPGTLEGWGMSPEQLHALNPGLVILRISGYGQTGPYRDLPGFGVIGEAMGGLRHLTAEPGRVPVRVGVSIGDTLAALHGAIGVMMALYHRKANGGAGQVIDVALHEAVFNCMESLIPEYSAFGAVREAAGSALPGIAPSNAYACQDGWVLVAGNGDSIFKRLMATIGRQDLEADPQLADNAGRVARVAEIDAAIGAWTAERTVAQVMELLAAARVPAGKVYTARDIFEDPHYRARDMLLTQRTRDGYEVTVPGIVPKLSATPGSIRTSAPRLGDDTDAVLAEAGITAEQIALLRSKGVIQ encoded by the coding sequence ATGCAAGACACAGCCACCCTCACGCCCGCCGCGCTTGCCGGCGTGCGCGTGATCGAGATGGGCCAGCTCATCGCCGGGCCGTTCTGCGGCAAGACACTGGGCGAGTTTGGTGCCGACGTGGTGAAGATAGAGGCCACGGGCACGGGCGACCCGCTGCGCAACTGGCGCCTCATCAAGGAGGGCACCTCGGTCTGGTGGCAGGTGCAGTCGCGCAACAAGCGCTCGGTGGCGCTGGACCTGCGTCAGGCCGAGGCCCAGGAGATTGCGCGCCGCCTGATCGCCGAGGCCGATGTGCTCATCGAGAACTTCCGCCCCGGCACGCTCGAGGGCTGGGGCATGTCGCCCGAGCAGCTCCACGCGCTCAACCCGGGGCTGGTGATTCTGCGCATCTCGGGCTATGGCCAGACCGGGCCCTACCGCGACCTGCCGGGCTTTGGTGTGATCGGCGAGGCCATGGGCGGCCTGCGGCATCTGACGGCCGAGCCCGGCCGCGTGCCGGTGCGCGTGGGCGTGTCGATAGGCGACACGCTGGCCGCGCTGCATGGCGCCATCGGCGTGATGATGGCCCTCTACCACCGCAAGGCCAATGGCGGCGCGGGCCAGGTCATCGATGTGGCGCTGCACGAGGCCGTGTTCAACTGCATGGAAAGCCTGATCCCCGAATACAGCGCCTTTGGCGCCGTGCGCGAGGCTGCGGGCAGCGCGCTGCCGGGCATTGCGCCCAGCAATGCCTACGCCTGCCAGGACGGCTGGGTGCTGGTGGCCGGCAATGGCGACAGCATCTTCAAGCGCCTGATGGCCACCATAGGCCGGCAGGACCTGGAGGCCGACCCGCAGCTGGCCGACAACGCCGGCCGCGTGGCGCGCGTGGCCGAGATCGACGCCGCCATTGGCGCCTGGACGGCCGAGCGCACCGTGGCCCAGGTCATGGAGCTGCTCGCCGCGGCCCGCGTGCCGGCGGGCAAGGTCTACACGGCCAGGGACATCTTCGAGGACCCGCATTACCGGGCGCGCGACATGCTGCTGACCCAGCGCACGCGCGACGGTTACGAGGTCACCGTGCCGGGCATAGTCCCCAAGCTCTCGGCCACGCCGGGCAGCATTCGCACGAGCGCTCCGCGCCTGGGCGACGACACCGATGCGGTGCTCGCCGAGGCAGGCATCACGGCCGAGCAGATCGCGCTGCTGCGCAGCAAGGGGGTGATCCAGTGA
- a CDS encoding HpcH/HpaI aldolase/citrate lyase family protein, with product MPAHNPFKSALAARQPQIGLWLSMADPYLAEAAATCGYDWLLIDGEHAPNDLRSTLAALQAVAAHPGQPVVRVVEGSTALIKQMLDIGAKTLLVPMIDTAEQARAVAAATRYPPLGVRGVGSATGRASQWSSRSDYLDVADDDICLLVQAETTTALANLADICAVDGVHGVFIGPADLAASMGHRGNPGHPEVQAAIEAAMKTIIASGKAAGTLTSDPKLARRYLDLGCTFVAVGVDVLLFTQAARKRRAELAGQPAGAEPPPSAAY from the coding sequence ATGCCCGCACACAACCCCTTCAAATCCGCCCTGGCCGCGCGCCAGCCCCAGATCGGCCTGTGGCTGTCCATGGCCGACCCCTACCTGGCCGAAGCCGCAGCCACCTGTGGCTATGACTGGCTGCTGATCGACGGCGAACATGCGCCCAACGACCTGCGCAGCACGCTGGCCGCGCTGCAGGCCGTGGCCGCCCACCCGGGCCAGCCCGTGGTGCGCGTGGTGGAGGGCAGCACGGCCCTCATCAAGCAGATGCTGGACATAGGCGCCAAGACCCTGCTCGTGCCCATGATCGACACGGCCGAGCAGGCCCGCGCCGTCGCTGCCGCCACACGCTACCCGCCCCTGGGCGTGCGCGGCGTGGGCAGCGCCACGGGGCGTGCCTCGCAGTGGAGCAGCCGCAGCGACTACCTGGACGTGGCCGACGACGACATCTGCCTGCTGGTCCAGGCGGAGACCACCACGGCGCTCGCCAACCTGGCGGACATCTGCGCCGTGGATGGCGTGCACGGCGTGTTCATCGGCCCGGCGGACCTGGCCGCATCCATGGGCCACCGCGGCAACCCCGGCCACCCCGAGGTGCAGGCCGCGATCGAGGCCGCCATGAAGACCATCATCGCCAGCGGCAAGGCCGCGGGCACGCTGACCTCCGACCCGAAACTCGCGCGCCGCTACCTGGACCTGGGCTGCACCTTCGTCGCCGTGGGCGTGGACGTGCTGCTGTTCACCCAGGCGGCACGCAAGCGCCGCGCAGAGCTCGCCGGCCAACCCGCAGGCGCCGAGCCGCCGCCCAGCGCCGCGTACTGA